Proteins found in one Amycolatopsis umgeniensis genomic segment:
- a CDS encoding RNA polymerase sigma-70 factor produces the protein MDGATEFEHLRPVMFGLAYRLLGSAAEAEDAVQDAYLKWAGTGRESIASPRAWLAKVVTNLCLNRLTSARARRERYVGPWLPEPVLTSDDTLGPMETAEQRDSVSLAMLVLLEQLGPVERAVFVLKEAFAYSHREIAAILDVSEVNSRQLHSRARRALDRSDERRDSNPRQLEKLVESFLSAARDGDLPALESLLAADVTAWSDGGGEVTAARRPVHGAAKVARLYAGMYAGAAQVSIEIGEVNGGPAVIATAGCALYGILGFEVVDGRISGLRAVANPGKLAFLSRQLSRSGWPAGS, from the coding sequence ATGGACGGCGCCACGGAATTCGAGCACCTGCGGCCCGTCATGTTCGGGCTCGCGTACCGCCTCCTCGGTTCGGCCGCGGAGGCGGAAGACGCCGTCCAGGACGCTTACCTGAAGTGGGCGGGCACCGGACGCGAGTCGATCGCGTCGCCGCGAGCTTGGCTGGCGAAAGTGGTCACCAACCTCTGCCTGAACCGGCTGACCTCGGCCAGGGCGCGGCGCGAGCGGTATGTCGGACCGTGGCTGCCCGAACCGGTCCTGACCTCGGACGACACGCTCGGCCCGATGGAGACGGCGGAGCAGCGGGATTCGGTGTCGCTGGCGATGCTGGTGCTGCTGGAGCAGCTCGGACCGGTCGAGCGCGCGGTGTTCGTGCTGAAGGAGGCCTTCGCCTACAGCCATCGCGAGATCGCCGCGATCCTCGACGTGTCCGAAGTCAACTCTCGCCAGCTGCACAGCCGCGCGCGACGGGCCTTGGACCGATCGGACGAGCGACGGGATTCGAACCCGCGACAGCTCGAGAAACTCGTCGAGAGCTTCCTGTCGGCGGCGCGGGACGGGGATCTGCCCGCGTTGGAGAGCCTGCTCGCCGCCGACGTCACGGCGTGGTCGGACGGTGGCGGCGAGGTCACCGCGGCCCGGCGTCCGGTGCACGGCGCGGCGAAGGTCGCGCGGCTCTACGCCGGGATGTACGCCGGTGCCGCGCAGGTGTCGATCGAGATCGGCGAGGTCAACGGCGGTCCCGCGGTGATCGCGACCGCAGGCTGCGCCCTGTACGGCATCCTCGGGTTCGAGGTCGTGGACGGCCGGATCTCCGGGCTCCGCGCGGTCGCGAATCCGGGCAAACTCGCGTTCCTCTCGCGGCAGTTGTCACGTTCCGGGTGGCCGGCCGGTTCTTGA